TGTCATATTATTGTCATGTGtaatctgttatttttattttaaactttaggtggtaaattatttttatataaaaaaaataaactgacagCATTAATTTAACACTACAAATCGAGAATATGTCAATGTGCTTAGTATGTGATCAGGTTTTAGTCACTGCATCAAATGGTTTTCAGAATTTTATGCAAAGTCATAAAAGTCTCCAGCAATTAGTTCTTATCAGTTCTTAGCCAGGATACATGTCGTAGTGTAACTGTGATTCAAATTGTGCTTAGCCAAAGTGTGATATGTCATGTCAGGAATCAAGGGGAAGCAGTGGGTGAGTTTCCTTTGGCGCTCTTAAAGGTCAGTGCCATCCATTTTAAAACTCCCATTTATTACAGCACACTAAAGTGCAGAGTGAGTGTTATAAAGATGTAAGGTGACTCCGGTGTAATTGCATTGCTCGCTGGATAATACATGAGAACCTTACCGTGTTCACTCGTTAGGATGTTTGCATACTTCAGAAGGACATTGTCGCAATTATTTGACTTTGATATGATTCATGTTTAACATATTTAGCACATATACCAATTAATGCTTGGTATTTATGCAGTGCTACAGAACAGCCTAAAATCAGCCTAATAGAAGAACAACTGTaaacattaaaattaataaattttCTGGCTTCTGCACTTTCAGCATGACagttaatgttttttgtaacaCCTGTGCTTTCcttaacataacagataaaaTGTGGAGCAGCCACTGACTTTTTGTCCCCTGTAAGGGATTTTTGCTGTAAGAAGAGTTTTCGTCCACTGGGTGGCAACGGTCCATGTGGAAATTACAACAGAAAAGTAatcattttcttattttacaataatataaaatgggTCACTTTAATGATTAAAACATAATGTAAGCTATATAGGTATTTTGAGACATGCATGTATACATGTTCATGGTCGCCAGTCTATTGCAGGGCTAACTCACAGAGACAAACAGCTGTTCACACTCACATCTGACCAATTTAGAACCAGCAGTTAAACTAGCATGCACGTTGTTGGACTATGGGAGGAAGCCTGGATACCGAGAGCCCACCTTATGCACACAGAAGCCagccagtggattcaaaccGGGAACCTTGTTTCTGTGAGGCAGTAGCGTTAACTCCTGCAACACTGCGTTGCATCATTTATTGTATATTTCTTCCATAAGATTGCTTCAACTGTTGCAGTAAATAAGTGCAACTAgttcaagaacaaaaaataatgtgcaaaaaaattatttttaaactatgtATAAATGTTTATTGCACAGCACATGAATGTGGAATGCATGCTTTATTCTGTTCCTCTGATTAAATGCACTCAACTGGATTGGAAATCTGTCTTTTAATTGTATATTTTTCTACACAATCCACAGCTGTCTATATTTGCTTATTTGCACTGTTTCTCTATGGTACTACTACAAATATTGCTCAGTGGATATtctgaattaaataaaaactcagTTCCTGGCATGCTTTTGGAAACACTAATTTATCTCAGAATGTATCAaggatgtaaaaaaaatattacaaacatTTGTATGTTTTGTATGTTCAGAAAATAAATAGCTTATTAGCTCATAAGCAAAAGGGAAGTTGAAAGTATACTACTTTGCACAACTTGCGTATCATTTTGTATTCATATTTACAGATAGAGGATACAGCAAAATAATAAGATTACAGTTTTTGCTCCATTACATTTGTCCAGTCTGCAGTCTGTTTAACATATACTGCCCTCAGATGTTGTCCTTGTCAAATTCACAAACAAAATACATTGTCGGATGGCACGCCACATCAGTCCACTCCCCAGAGGTCACCATCTCAGCACAGTCCTCATCATCATAGGCATTGTTGGGTTCTCCTTTTCTCCATTTGCTGAAAGTGGTCATGGGAGAGCGATCCACGTAGGTGAAAACACCTTCGCGCTCGAGGTCATGAATGCCAATGTAAACTCTGCTCAGGCCAGCGTCGGTTATGTACCCCGCGATGGCTGCGTTTGCTCCCTCATCCTTCGGCATGACCAAGTGCCCTCCCCTCGTCTGGCAGTAGCCCTCAGCCTCGGTGTAGCGCTTCGCTTCCTTCACCAACAGATAGACTTTACTGTCTGTTTCCTTAATGCCAGCaacagctgcaggggagggcaGTGCTGAAAAATGAGCACTTGTATTTCTATAAATTTCACATTGACATGCCCACATTTGCAATTCTATAGGACAGGAAATCAGCAAAATACCAAAACTGATaaagagttttatttttttgtaaattctaaagcattttttaaagacTGCAaattttttaccatttttaatgaattttaatTCTGAGGAAAGCTGAGCCACAAGAATGTCCATTTCTCCAATCATCCTTCTCATTGGTGCACACTCACAGGGAACCCCTGATAAGGCAAAAATGTGTGGGACTATCACAAAGTTGACTTCATTCATTTACAGATGTGTCTGTCTAATCCTGCAGTCATCAGTTTGACGAACAAAATAACCCACCTGGTTCTCCGTCTGGGCCCCTTGGACCAGGGTCACCTGGATCTCCCTTGAATCCTGCGTCAGAGATGTAAATATTCATCAATCATAAAAACACACTAAACAAATAATTGATGCATTCCTGAAAAAGTGTGCAGACAGTACATCTCTGCTTGTTATAGCACCTTTCATTCCACTTGGGCCAAGTTTTCCATAACGTCCCATAATGCCTTTGTGTCCTTTGACCCCAGGTGGACCTAAAAAGAATGCAACATGAGTAAATTGTTCATATGAAGATAGAGAGATACTGTATATCTTATAGTCAAGACAAacttaaaacagcagaaattaaagccaAATTTTATATATTAAACATAAATCTTTACTTTCACTAAAGGttcattaattaaaatgatGAATATGCTTCAGAGAACACCCTTCACTCCTCATTAAGGTCTTCCATAAACACTTGTCCACAGCTCTGGATTCCACAAACCATTTCTCATTTGACCTCTTACCCTAATGTAAACACTTGACCATTTCTGGATGGCCTGGAAGTGATGTAACGGCACATTATCAGCCCGAGAAATGTGATCTTTACCCCAGTTTTTCTTGTATTAGTGGTAGTAATGAGAAAATGAGGAGATCTATAAATGTGGGCATGTGAAAATATTCTCTCTTTAAAGATTTACATTTTAGGGGAATGCACTTTTactcacaaaacaaacaaacacattctatagtttttttttttgtatagtatttttttgGTGCAAGTGCATAAAATATACCAATCTCCCCTGGCGGACCAACTCTTCCTGGTCTCCCAGGTGCTCccttttgtcctttttctccGGGTTCTCCTTTTacagcagaagaaaaacaattatTATATCAGATAAAGTCTATTCTTGGTTTTTAAGGTGTCTGGTATGCATTTTGTAAGAAAGAACAAAGAGCTACATGCCTTTGAGTCCAGGGACAAGGATCTGAACAGTGCAAGACTCCTCTGGCAAGTGTTGTCCATATGATGTCTGCATTGGTAATAAACTCATCACTACAGACATTAGTATCATTGGCAGTAACAGTTTCTCACCGGTCATTCTTCTACATGGGATGATTAGGGGGCTATGCTggagaaacaaaacaatttaaGGAAAtgctaatataaaaaaaatcattcataaaAAGCAAGGCTTGGTTTATATGTATCTCTATATTTCAGAATTAAAATAGTGGAATTAGAAGTGAGAATTTCCtttcactgaaaataaataaaaaagagactCCAAAGCCGCATTTAGAACTACATTTGCATAAaccaagtacacacacacagctttttaGTAACTCTAGGAAAGCGTTTTTACTTGAAAACTATACAGTATTTCAAAATCGGAAACGCCTACCTTTAGAAGTATTTTCCAGACAGAAGTAAAAAAGTAATGCCAATGTCCAAAGATTTGCAGGAGCTTTGAGTGCTGGTGGTCCTACAAGAGCATTTCATGTTCCTCTACACAGGCACCACAGAATGTGTGTGATAGGACTTTTGTAAACAGTTCACAGATAAACTCCAAAGCATTTGGGCCCCCACAGATAATTAGCTGGGAAAGCGGTCAAGGGATTGACAGCAGAGAGGCCTGATAAATATACTGACTCAACTTTTTAATGCTATCAGATAATTGGGAGAGTTAAATATATAATGCATTTTACAGAGCTAGCATGCACATTGATTTAGTAACAAGGTAGCATCTATTATTTTAGCAAGTCGCTGTAGTATTTTGGTTTGTATGACAAACCAGTAGTGGTGATTATCATTACATATGCTGTGGTCCATGTGAAATGGTTACAAGGAGAGttgttttttatgttatgtCTATCATatgatgttatttatttaacattaaGGATTTAAATCAAAGGTGTAAAACATAAGGCTCGGGGGCCACATTCGGCCCAggaaagactccaatctggcctGCTAGagagctttggaaaatgtgagagAGGGCATCGATTTCTacgtttttactgttttgtcattgcttttacagtttttcctactgataaagagCTCTCCCATTGCTATTCATACTATACCAGAGTAATTAAATAattgataataaaaaaataacagttaaaACACAGAAGAGT
This is a stretch of genomic DNA from Pelmatolapia mariae isolate MD_Pm_ZW linkage group LG16_19, Pm_UMD_F_2, whole genome shotgun sequence. It encodes these proteins:
- the colec11 gene encoding collectin-11 — encoded protein: MTGEKLLLPMILMSVVMSLLPMQTSYGQHLPEESCTVQILVPGLKGEPGEKGQKGAPGRPGRVGPPGEIGPPGVKGHKGIMGRYGKLGPSGMKGFKGDPGDPGPRGPDGEPGVPCECAPMRRMIGEMDILVAQLSSELKFIKNAVAGIKETDSKVYLLVKEAKRYTEAEGYCQTRGGHLVMPKDEGANAAIAGYITDAGLSRVYIGIHDLEREGVFTYVDRSPMTTFSKWRKGEPNNAYDDEDCAEMVTSGEWTDVACHPTMYFVCEFDKDNI